The following are from one region of the Deltaproteobacteria bacterium HGW-Deltaproteobacteria-6 genome:
- a CDS encoding excinuclease ABC subunit C codes for MGKGKEIPMEENTALKEKMTAAPRSPGVYIMQDAQGKVIYVGKANDLKSRIASYFTGRDTRPMAPFLMARVNDIEFITTATEKEALILENNLIKKHRPRYNVILRDDKTYYHLSLDPSEKYPRLQLVRKRLNNTALYFGPYPSGLAAKETLRFVQQVFPLRTCRNRDFQLRPRPCLEYQIGRCLAPCKELIDEAAYRKLAESAVAFLQGRRRELISDLKKQMEQAAQDLNFEEAARLRDRIGALTQALEKQNVDWGGEEDQDVLGIYSEGDTCQLCILFVRAGKLTGSKSFTPVKTKADAGEVIASALQQYYDVSNMPEEIILPAHLPDEDVIAEWLADKKGKKVLLTVPQRGAKKALSDMACANARELFVSDRKKEDQKTAALQILQEKLSLTKLPRRMECYDISNISGKNAVGSMVVLQDGEPDKSGYRRFRIKAADEPDDYGMMREVLTRRFTGKDPLPDLVVVDGGKGQLNVALSVLNELKIKLDVIGLAKEERSFLAAKNKLRGKAAKSEDRVYLPRRKDAVYLSSRPAALALLQRVRDEAHRFAVSYHHKLKQRNDLSSVLDAIPDIGPARRTQLLKHFGSAAGVRKASLADLQNVPGIGPDLAEKIHAALSLK; via the coding sequence ATGGGTAAGGGTAAGGAAATACCGATGGAAGAGAACACCGCCTTAAAAGAAAAAATGACTGCCGCGCCCCGCAGCCCCGGCGTTTATATTATGCAGGACGCGCAGGGGAAGGTGATTTATGTGGGCAAGGCTAATGATCTGAAAAGCCGCATTGCCTCGTATTTTACCGGCCGCGACACAAGGCCGATGGCGCCGTTTTTAATGGCGCGGGTGAACGATATTGAGTTCATCACGACCGCCACTGAAAAAGAGGCGCTGATTCTGGAAAATAATCTCATCAAGAAGCACCGTCCGCGCTACAATGTCATTTTGCGTGATGATAAAACCTATTATCATCTGTCTCTTGATCCATCTGAAAAATATCCCCGCCTGCAACTGGTGCGCAAAAGACTCAACAACACGGCGCTCTATTTTGGTCCTTATCCGTCAGGGCTGGCCGCGAAAGAAACCCTGCGCTTTGTTCAGCAGGTCTTTCCGCTGCGCACCTGCCGCAACCGGGATTTTCAACTCAGGCCCCGGCCTTGTCTGGAATATCAAATCGGACGATGCCTGGCGCCCTGTAAGGAGTTGATCGATGAAGCAGCCTACCGGAAACTGGCCGAAAGCGCCGTGGCTTTCCTGCAGGGGCGGCGCCGCGAGCTGATTTCCGATTTAAAAAAGCAAATGGAACAAGCGGCGCAGGATTTAAACTTTGAAGAAGCAGCGCGCCTGCGCGACCGCATTGGCGCACTCACGCAGGCGTTGGAGAAGCAAAATGTTGATTGGGGCGGTGAAGAGGATCAGGATGTGCTGGGCATCTATTCAGAAGGCGATACCTGTCAGCTCTGTATTTTATTTGTGCGCGCGGGCAAGCTGACGGGAAGCAAATCATTTACGCCTGTAAAAACAAAAGCGGATGCGGGTGAAGTGATTGCGTCGGCGCTGCAACAGTATTATGACGTCTCCAATATGCCGGAAGAGATCATCCTGCCTGCTCACCTGCCCGATGAAGATGTGATTGCCGAATGGCTGGCTGATAAAAAAGGAAAGAAAGTGCTGCTCACGGTTCCCCAGCGCGGTGCGAAAAAAGCCCTCTCCGACATGGCCTGTGCCAACGCCCGCGAGCTCTTTGTATCCGACCGGAAGAAAGAAGATCAGAAGACGGCCGCCCTGCAAATCCTTCAGGAAAAGTTGTCTCTGACCAAACTGCCGCGGCGAATGGAGTGCTACGACATTTCCAATATCAGCGGCAAAAATGCCGTGGGATCGATGGTAGTCCTTCAGGACGGCGAACCGGATAAATCGGGTTACCGGCGTTTTCGCATAAAAGCCGCAGACGAGCCGGACGATTACGGCATGATGCGCGAAGTGCTTACCCGGCGTTTTACCGGCAAGGATCCGCTGCCCGATCTGGTGGTGGTTGACGGCGGCAAGGGGCAGCTCAATGTCGCGCTTTCCGTCCTGAACGAATTGAAAATCAAGCTGGATGTGATCGGACTGGCGAAGGAAGAGCGAAGCTTTCTTGCAGCGAAAAACAAGCTCCGGGGGAAAGCAGCAAAGTCGGAGGACCGCGTTTATCTGCCCCGCCGCAAGGATGCCGTCTATCTGTCGTCCCGTCCCGCCGCGCTGGCGCTTTTGCAGCGGGTCCGCGATGAGGCGCACCGCTTTGCCGTAAGTTACCATCACAAGCTCAAACAAAGAAATGATTTGAGTTCGGTGCTTGATGCCATTCCCGATATCGGCCCGGCCCGCCGGACGCAGCTTCTGAAACACTTCGGCTCCGCAGCCGGGGTGCGCAAAGCGTCACTTGCGGATCTGCAAAACGTGCCGGGCATAGGCCCGGACCTGGCGGAAAAAATCCATGCGGCTTTATCCTTAAAATAA
- the recQ gene encoding DNA helicase RecQ — translation MMTKHDALKKYFGYEIFYPLQSEIIDHVRAGKDALVLMPTGGGKSVCFQIPALITEGTAIVISPLIALMKDQVDSLTANGIAAAFLNSSLTDSESAEITGQCLKGGIKLLYISPERLAAPSTISLLQKLRLSLFAVDEAHCISSWGHDFRPDYLKLSVLREKFPAVPLLALTATADRVIRRDILRQLAIPEEHQFIASFDRPNLSLAVYSGQKRLDQILRFLAKRKNQPGIIYCLSRKTTERVAGRLQDRGYQAAYYHAGMDNDERSKIQDGFIRDKIQIICATIAFGLGIDKSNIRWIIHYSLPKNIESYYQEIGRAGRDGAPADTVLFYSYADVKTHYEMLKDLPQDRQDLLSAKLDRMKRYAEADVCRRRILLSYFNEQPQGDCGNCDVCKNPPKKFDGTIIAQKALSAVARSGEKINMTTLINILRGSANPFIRENGYDRIKTFGAGRDIKYGEWAEYIFQLLNSGFVDIAYDEGYALKLNDLSRKILKAEMDVLLTQPLELEKKLSTIAAPPKKQTPADGLFERLRMLRKTLADENNVPAYVVFSDRTLLEMADTRPQDEIEMLGVSGVGEHKMNKYGKIFLEEIRRYAREEDRGTSIN, via the coding sequence ATGATGACCAAACACGACGCCTTAAAAAAATATTTCGGTTACGAGATATTCTATCCGCTGCAGTCGGAAATCATCGATCACGTTCGGGCCGGCAAAGACGCGCTGGTTTTGATGCCGACCGGCGGGGGAAAATCGGTCTGCTTTCAGATTCCGGCGCTGATCACGGAAGGCACGGCCATCGTGATTTCGCCGCTGATTGCTTTAATGAAGGATCAGGTGGATTCTCTGACCGCCAACGGCATTGCCGCGGCGTTTCTCAACAGCAGCCTGACCGACTCCGAGAGCGCGGAGATTACAGGTCAATGTCTGAAGGGCGGCATCAAGCTGCTTTATATTTCACCGGAGCGGCTGGCGGCTCCCTCAACCATCAGCCTTTTGCAAAAGCTCAGGCTTTCCCTTTTTGCTGTGGATGAGGCGCACTGCATTTCATCGTGGGGACATGATTTTCGTCCCGACTATTTGAAATTGTCTGTTTTACGGGAAAAGTTTCCGGCTGTTCCGCTCCTCGCGCTCACCGCCACGGCCGACCGGGTGATCCGCAGGGACATCCTCCGCCAGCTTGCCATTCCCGAGGAGCATCAGTTCATCGCGTCCTTCGACCGGCCGAATTTAAGCCTCGCGGTGTATTCGGGGCAGAAGCGTCTCGATCAGATTCTCCGCTTTCTGGCCAAAAGAAAAAATCAGCCGGGAATTATTTATTGCCTCAGCCGCAAGACAACGGAACGCGTGGCCGGAAGGCTTCAGGACCGCGGTTATCAGGCGGCGTATTATCACGCCGGCATGGATAATGACGAACGCAGCAAGATTCAGGACGGATTTATCCGCGACAAAATTCAGATCATCTGCGCCACCATCGCCTTTGGTCTGGGGATTGATAAATCTAATATCCGCTGGATCATTCATTACAGTCTGCCGAAAAATATTGAAAGCTATTATCAGGAAATCGGACGGGCCGGGCGCGACGGCGCCCCCGCCGACACCGTGTTGTTTTACAGCTACGCGGACGTCAAAACCCATTATGAAATGCTCAAGGATTTGCCGCAGGACCGGCAGGACCTGCTTTCAGCCAAGCTCGACCGCATGAAGCGCTACGCGGAAGCGGACGTCTGCCGCCGTCGGATTCTGCTCAGTTATTTCAATGAACAGCCGCAGGGCGACTGCGGCAACTGCGATGTGTGCAAAAATCCGCCGAAAAAATTCGACGGCACGATCATCGCCCAGAAGGCGCTGTCGGCTGTCGCCCGCTCGGGCGAAAAAATCAACATGACCACCCTGATCAATATTCTGCGCGGCTCGGCTAATCCGTTCATCAGAGAAAACGGCTACGACCGGATCAAAACATTCGGTGCCGGCCGCGATATCAAATACGGCGAATGGGCGGAATATATCTTTCAATTGCTGAATTCCGGCTTTGTTGATATTGCCTACGATGAAGGCTACGCGCTGAAATTAAACGACCTGAGCCGAAAAATTCTGAAGGCGGAAATGGATGTGCTCCTGACGCAGCCTCTGGAATTGGAAAAGAAGCTTTCAACCATCGCCGCGCCTCCCAAAAAACAAACCCCGGCCGACGGGCTTTTCGAGCGCCTACGCATGTTGAGAAAAACGCTCGCGGATGAAAATAATGTGCCGGCTTATGTTGTGTTTTCCGACAGAACGCTTCTGGAAATGGCCGATACGCGGCCGCAAGATGAAATCGAAATGCTGGGCGTGAGCGGCGTCGGGGAACATAAAATGAATAAATACGGAAAAATATTTCTCGAAGAGATCCGGCGCTACGCCCGTGAGGAAGACCGGGGGACGTCGATTAATTAA